The Cryptococcus neoformans var. grubii H99 chromosome 8, complete sequence DNA window CGATGTCGTAATGATTTGTCGTGCAAACTTATAGAAGCGCACTTACGTTAATTTGGCCTTCATGGTTCCGTCATCGTTATGTCTTGCACTCAATAAGCGCATTGGAGTGCTTTGAGCGTGTCCAATAGATACAAAATATGCATATTGCTTTAACCTATGCCCAccaaagaaaggaaaaaccAGTAACTCCACCTTTCGTTCTATATCCCCTGACCTCTTGCCCAATCCCTTGCCAGCCTCCAACATATCCATCCTCCAACAGCCGCACTCACCCCGCCTATCCTAAAGATCAACCCCACCGCATCTGGCGACGAaacatccacatccacaCCTTCCCTACTGACAAGCTCTGCTGCCCGCTTGACGACTTGGCCTGCAACTTCAATCGTAGCTGAAGCAGTGTCTTCAAGAACGGAGGAATTCGCAATGGCGCCGATGGCGACGGTAGTATTAGTGTCGGGAACGGGGACAGAACCTGGGTGATGCGTAGGGAGAGATTTGGAAGGTTCCATAAGCCAGAAGATGACAGAACTGAGGACTGTGACGATAAATTGGGGCAAGACAAGGAAGACGTTGTGTATACCCAAGATCACTATATTTATGAACTTTATCAGCGCTGGCCCTTTTATCGGGAGTCGAAGATCTCGTAatgggatgatgagggaCTCACCACCAGCTTTATCAGCTGTGCCTTTCGCACCATTCAAATCATAATCGCCCGACGCTCTCGGACTATGGTGCGTCGAGGACGAGTCCCCTCTTACTTGTCCCATCTCGTACTCGTCATGTCCACCCTCTGACCTTGACATTTCGTCCGAATGACGCAAGATCACAGTCGACCCGAAAGCAGGCTCAACAGGGGTGTCACCCTGTATAACCAACGGAGAcaatccttctccttccaacGACAGATTGGATTTGTGAGACATAAACTTTTCCCGATCAAATTTTGCAGGGCGATCGAGATTAGAGCTAGGGCTGGAAGGGCGCGTTCGATCTCGAGAATCTCGATTACCTCGTTCAAGGGCTAATGAAGTACGAGAAGCGTGTCGAGAGTGAAGAGGTGTGCTGGCTCGTGGAAGGTTGGTGTTCGATGGCGGGATGATAGAATGAGATGATTCTTCAGCGTCAAAGAGGGCAGAAGATGGTCGAGATTGAGCATCGCTGGAATTCCTGCGTCCCCGCGTTCGGGGCAGGTTGATAGACTGGTTGCGTTGTATACTACCGTCGATGAGAATGAGTTCTCCTAACTATTATTGGGGGTTAGCTTTGTACGTTGCAATTGTTGCGCGGCAGACCACACACCAGAGAGTACGGGGCCCCTATCATATAGTTAGCCATCGCGGTAACATGTTCAACTTTACTTACACTGTGATAATGCCCAGCAGAATCCCGTTGTAGCGATAATAACATATGCACCACCCACACTCTTCACAAACCTATCCTTTGTCAGCTTTCTTCGAAGCCGGTGATtcgtaaaaaaaaaaaaaatcacCAGCTTCCTGCCATAGCAGCCGCAAAAATAAATTGCGAAATCCACCAAACCCTGACTAATGTCAAGCCCTTTATAGGTATTCCCCATTCACCCTTTTTAACATTATTCACCATCTCCTGCACAGAATGGAATAACCGACGGAAAACCGTCCCATTCTCGAGATCCTCACGCGCTCTTTTCCAGGATGCAGAATTTGGAGGCGTTCCTAAATTTGCTTGGGGGCCGTTCCCGTCACCGTTTGCGATCCCGGAACCAATGCCACGACTTGCGCTTCCTTCGATAGGTTCGTACCCATTCACACTTTCACTCGGCTGTACGCCCGATTCGGCAACTAGGAATGGCATGCCGATGCTAGTGATAATGTTGACTAATGCCTGAAGGAGTAAAGCTCTCGCACCAGAACGGACGGCTCTGGAGTCGAATGTGGCGGGGTCGATGCCGTCAGAGGGGACAGAGGATTTGTAGATTTCGGAAACCCATACcgtggtgaagaagaggatggggaaCCAACCGAGACTACAAGGATGTTAGATATGATGGGGCAAATAATTGCGAGAAGAGACATACGAAGCAAAGAATTGAACGATGCAGACAGTGCGGATAccgggaggaagggagaacaTGTTCTCCCAGATGGATTTGAGGTTGGACTTTAAGCTACTCTTCGATTGTGGCCGACTGATCCATGTCAATTAGGTATAAACACAGCAAACGTTGTTTACTCACTCATCGCGAAGTAATACGCGCTCAGAGACAGCCCATGACGTAAACGAATGCGTGACCATCAGGACTGTGCTTGTAAGAAACGATAATATTTGCAGTTGAGTTTTGCCCAAGAAGGGCAATACCGGCGCCAAGTCAAGATTTCCACTGCTCATTATCAGAAATATTCCTTGATACACGCAGCGATCATATCGCTGGAACACAGGTGAATTCGCAAACTCACACAAAGAATCCCGCTACGCTTCCAAACCCAAACATCCTACCTGCCCATGcactcccttcctcttgctcTCTCGGCGGAAGCGTGTCAACCACTAGAGCCCTATCCGTACTCATAACGGCATTAATGCTGAAATCTATACAATAGATTGCCCAAACTGCGAGCACTATAGCCAGCCACTGGCCTCCGCCAAAGATAGATGCGACTTCGCGAGACCAGCCGAGAAGCATCATGGCAGAGACGCAAATCAAGCAGCCTGCGAGCATAAAAGGTCGCCTTCTACCAAGAGGCGAGCGGGATCGGTCGGCGAAGATGCCGACTAGTGGTTGCACAATGAGTCCGGATAGGGGACCGGCCATGAAGACCAGTGACATGAATGATTTGGAGAGGCCTAATTCAAGAAGGTAGGGGGAGGCATAGCCCATTTCTATTGACCACACGCACTACAGCATGTTATAAAAGGTTCTTAAATTGGTTACAGAGCGAAACTCACCTGTATACCCAGCATGCCGACTGTCAACAGCGGTAATCTTGCCCATTTCGGTCCTTTGACACCAGCTGTCCCAATCCACTGAACCGCATGGATTTCGCCAACCGGCCCCATCTCGTACTCCTCGTCATTGTCGGCTGCGGGGGCAAAAAATGCTCCTCCTGTCATTGTTAGTTGTGAAAAGTAGCCAGTTAAGGAGCGATCTCGAGCATTTCCCATCTGCACGCTGACCGGAAACTCGAtctctgctgctgctgtccgCGCCGACAGTGACCGATTTAATTACGTAACAACTCCACTCTTGATTAAATTTATTTATTTGATCCAGCCCCGCAAGTCTGTTTCCTAGGCTCCGACAAAATCTGACAACCAACAAGACTTTACATCTCAACCGGCTTTCTCGCTTTTACATTTTTACTCCTTCTCAAGGCCTAGGATCTTCGTGTGAGGTCATCATCCTACTATCCTTACCACACAACAAGGAATAAAACACAAATCTGCACGCGATGTCTGCTCAACCCAACCCCAAGGCTTTCCCTTTGGCCAACGCCCAGCTCACCAACCAGGTATGTCTTTACAAGTCGCCATCACAGAGTGATAGAGTGGCGGATGGGTGATCAGTTAACTTGTATCGAGAATGCCTCGGATGGGAGCTGATTAGGATTTTTAGATCCTCGACTTGATCCAGCAGGCTCAGCACTACAAGCAGCTCAAGAAGGGGTAAGCGTATTCatttcttttccatccttaTTACATTTATTCTTTTGCTGAATATTTTCTCGATTCTTCTTAGTGCCAACGAAGCCACCAAGACCCTTAACCGAGGTATCTGCGAGTTCATTGTCATGACCGCCGATGTCGAGCCTATTGAGATtgtcctccaccttccccttctctgTGAGGACAAGAACGTCCCCTACGTCTTTTTGCCTTCCAAGACTGCTCTCGGTAGGGCTTGCGGTGTTTCCAGGCCTGTTATCGCTGCCAGTGTTACTACCAACGAGGCTAGGGAGTTGAACGCACAGATCCAGGCTGTCAAGGTCAGTCGTCATTTCTCTTCATTGTTGTTTTTTGTAGACATTAAGTAATAGGGAACTCTTGCTGATGATCGCTTTCACAGAACGAGATTGAGAAGCTCCTCATTTAAGCTTTTGACATAGCTCAAATTATGGCGTTTGGTTTAAATGGAAACCCCCAAAGTTTTGGCAGAATGATTTGAGACTTTAGCTAGTCTTGATGCATTTTTTCATCGCACTTTTTATAGATGTTTTTATTTTCAAGCGTTTCGAGAGCCCATTCAATGTGGGCCTTGTTATCAATATAATATTCTACCCGAGAATAATCAGAGGTTGGGAAAAACGACAAGTCAGTTCAACTGTCATCCGTGTCAGCTATCTATCACAAATGGGCTTCACTAGATTAAAGAGTTCTCTCATGATTTAAAGACACGAGGAGGCAGTGTAAAGCGAATCATAGATTTGATATGACCCAATCCATGACATGAACATGCAGCATGCAAGACTAATCCTATAGACAACCTTGAAAACAACTTCACCCACTTTCAACCAAAGCCATAATACTACACACAATCCGATCCGATCCAAGGAGAGCCTTTTACTGAGTTTTTTTGTCCCTCCCCCCGCCCCCAATGCAGAAATCGATGCTATTATTTTTCCTTTCCGCTTCTTGACATGAACCTTTAGGCATACTTTTCCATAAATTCCTTGTTGAATTTTTGGAATCGACCTATAAACTCAGCAGTATCGGGACACAGGGCAGTCACTCGCAGATGGAACGTCCCAGGTTCTTGGCCGAAACCGCTGCCTGCCACCGCACAGATACCAGTCGCATCTAAATTATCATTCTCATTAGCATCCACCAGTaaagcaaaaaagaagaaaagggaagttGGAGtaggaaggagggaaggaaacGAGACTCACCAAGAAGATCCAAAGCATACATCACATCCGGTTCCTTACCCAACTTCTTCGCCGCTTCTACAGCTTTGGGAGGGATATTAATCCTCGGGAACAAATACATGGCTCCCTCCGCATTGTTGCAAGAAACACCCTCCATTTTGTTGAAATGCTCAGCCATGAGATATGATCGGGATTTGAGATTGTTCTGGATCAGGTcggtttcttctttccataaGGGGTAAGATTCGTCTCCAGGTTTTGGAGGGGAGACCATGAGGTCGACACCAATCTATTATGAAGAGGATTAGTGGGCTGAGGAGgcatggaaggaaggatatATGATAAATTTGGTGCTTACCTGACCTGAGACGGGAGGACATAAAGTGACACTCGCCATCTTGTAAACCTGTTCCATCACCTCCTTGTCAATGTTGACACACTCAAAGTAtccccctctccttccacacTCTCCACTAACACCTTTTGAGATCGAGTGGAAAGACACCAGTTCCACACTTTCCCTTATCTCCTTGGGCATACTCATCAAAACCTttttgaaggaaatgaaCGGTCGGTGATTGGGGTCAAAGACGTTTGTCTGGTAAACTTCGTCTGCGAGGAGGACGATACCTTCCTCATAACAGAGATGCACAACCGCTTCCATCGCCTCTTGGCTCAAACATGCGCCGGTAGGGTTTCCAGGGTTGATGATCACAAGCGCCTTGATGGGGAcacctttcttcttgccttcctccacaCTCTTGAGCAAAGAATCGTGGTTCATCGACCAGCCGTCCGCTTCAGAAAGGTAATACGGCAGAGGCTCAGACTCGAGGTAAGCGAGGGTGGCGGTGTAGAGGGGATATTGGGGGATGGGGATCATGCAGCCATCACCTCTACGGAGGGCGACACCAAGGATCGAGGCAACACCGGCAGAAGCACCGCtggtgaggaagatgtTTTCAGGGTTCGCCGGGTAACCGTCGCGTTCTACATAACACCGAGCACCAGTTTAGCGAGGAGGATCAAACAGTATCTAAATAATCAGAAAACCCGAAAACTCACCTTCAATAAATTTGGCGACTCTCTTTCTGATACCCAACACACCCTTGGAATGAGTATACGCGCCCACACTTCCAATCTCGCTATGTAACTCCCTCGCTCGCTCAATCACGTCTCCAGGGTAAATCTGTTTGGTCAACTGCTCATGCTTCTGCATCAAATCGGGATATTCCAACAAGGAAATAACTTGTCGCCAATAAGTGAGAGGGACTTGATCAAGCCCTTGTTGTTGGGGATTACCGATGTTGGCAGTGACAACCTTTTCGAATGGCAAAGGCTTATGAGTCATATCGGCAAGGACTTGGACATACTTGTCGGCCTTGATCGCGAGCTCGCCTCGGACAGCATAGTGAACAGCCTGAACCGCGGGGTTGATGGTATCAAGAGTAAGCGCTGGTTTGAAAGGTGACATAGTCTGACTAAATGACCTGATTTGGGTGATCTGGCGCTGTAAGAGTGACTTGGGACAATAGACGTTACTAAGTCTGGGCATTTGGTAAAAGTTTTTGTTCGTTGCGGATAAGTGGGCGTTTGTTTGTTGGTGGGACGtaaggaaagaagaggagaacaCGTCAGCAAGATGCGTATGCTTGGTATTTGaaaggagattgagatgacgaggaaagaaaaacagtgaagagaggagaaggaaggaaaggaaaaacgATAACGAGATTATTATTATCCTTGACCGGTTGGGCGTTTGGCATCGGCCCGGTCAACTAAACCGACGAATAGAATCGAGTCAAAGGCAGTTCGGATTTGGCCGTCAGCTGGTCGACATCACACAATCCCATCATTTGAGTCAATGCAGAAGAGTGCATAGGGAGGAAATGCGGGCTGCTGGGCAACCTATGAATTgagaagcagcagaagTATGCAATAAGTGATGTGCAAGATGCGCAGAAAAGCGTCGATTATTTATGACGACGCCAGGCAACCAGCAGCTGACATCTGGATGCGGTGAAGAGCGAGACGAACGACCATAATAAGCAGGACATGCACTCACCTAGATAGCCGTGGATGAACAGTCCAAATAAACGCAGGAAGAGCAAGTAAGAGGGTTATGGTAAAAGTAAAAAAATGGGAAATGTATCACAGGTGTTTTGGTATATATATGATCGGACCGAAAAGGACGAGTCTTGCGACACGCCTCCCGGCTCTGCCTCTAGCCCCTTTGCCGAACATATCGTACACCCCTTATCATCCTCCATTCACATCTGCTATAGTAGTAAGTCTCTTTCCAGTAGTCCAACTCAGATAGAAGAACGACCCATTCATGCCCCCACCCAGCATCCTTTCAAATCTTCACCACTCTGTCTCCCATATATGTCCACTCAATTCTCGCCGATAAGCCCATCAATAATGATCTTCAGCCGCAAGAAACTAGGGCCTTCGAAGGAAGACCACTCTGGCACCCCTCCTGCCAGATTATGACACGTTGCATACGTGTTCTCTCGCACTCTCTGGATGGTGCATCTACAAAACAGTGGTATACATGGTTACATACAAGCATAATGGTGCTGCACTCTGTCCTGCCTTCTCAGTTGTTTTGGTGCATCAACCAGTACTGTTCTCCCATTAATAATTAATGCGGCGTTGTGATAGGACAGTATCTCCTTCCAGTAAAACGCGTCCGTGCCCTGTCCCAACCCCAATGACATCCGACATGCCCGCTCTTTACAattcccttccctttgcTTCTCGCTGCCGATCAGTTCCATTGCCCCGCATCCTTTCCAGTCAATCAGCATCCGTTCTGCACTATAATAAAAACAACCCACCATCAGACGTTCATTCCCAGCCTCAGGTCCATTCCCGGCCTTTCTCTCTGCGGCCAACTTGCCCGATAACTGCCCTGCCTTGGGATTGGATACATTCacaccttttccttgagcCTACACCATATGCATATACATCAGTcagcctcatcctccattccTATTTTGCAGCCACTAGCCAATAAAACTTgattgaaagaagaatttACAGCTTTTGCTCTTTCCTCAGCAGCTTTTAAGGCTCTGTCTCTCGGATCCCCTGCATCCCCTCCAGCCCCAGGTGATCCCAGCATCTGGGGTGGCGGACTATTTATCCTCTGCTTGGCAGGTCGGCCGGCAGCAGAAGTAGGTTGTGTGGTGGTTGTTGGCGAGGACTGTGCAGGATGTGAAGGCGCAGAGCCGAGAGTCTGTCCCTTGCCGGGCGGTTTAGATGGGTCAGAGAAACAGTTGCCCATTTGTGTTACGAGTTCAGATTGGGTAGATAAAGAGAAAGAATGGACAAGAGTAAACAACCACTTCCGCAGACAGACAGAATGTTTTGGATGTAACAGTACAGCAAAATGGCATTTGCTGGCTTGGCGAcgcagcaacagcaagaCAACGGCAAATGACCACAAGTCCTTCGTTCCGCCGGAACGCAACTTCCTTTCCAGTCTATCGATCTTCTCGACATTTGTCCGTCTCACGACGCTACGAAATATTCTTGATCCTTTCATCAGCAACAGATCAAACCTAACAATAATCTAAAGACGCATGCAACATCATGTCCATGTAATGTATGTGCATGTATGGAGCTATTTGCTCGTAATCCATGTGTACGGATAATAAACGAAAATAAATCGCGGGAATTGATCTAAACCGGATTCTTGATAAATTAATATGTAAATCTAACAAAAATAAGACAAAGCCAATTTCTTCCAATTTGCGAAAAAAATTACTCTGGGTTGGTACATGACCAAGGCCCGTTCTTTGTTATCCTTGCAATCAACATTGTACAACACACTTCTTGTTCGTCTCTATCTCTCTAATGTTCTAGGCCAGATTAATAAAATAAAATTGAGAAGGGGGTGGGAACGAGAGAGCTTTATTAGACAATCCTGTCGTCCTCAGCGCTGGTTCGAGCGCTAGTCTGTTGGCTAGATTTGACCTGCTCGTTCTCAGCGTGGATAGATCGAGAGTAGTGCTTCTCTTGCGCATTTTGAGCCCTAGCCAGCTGCTCATCCACAAATTTGTGAGATCGCCAAGCGGGAGTGTGAGAGAGATAGAGCGCATCTACCTGTTCGATGGACATCGATCTCGTCTCAGGaatgcagaagaaggcaaaagaaACAGAAATCGCGAGACAGCCGGCCCAAACAAAAGTGATACCAGTACCAATTCGGGCCTGGATCTGAGGAGCAGCAaaggcgatgatgaggttgaagagCCAGTTGGCACCGGTACCGAGAGTGACACACAGAGAAGACAACCTGATGGGGAAAGTCTCACCGCAAACAACCCAGGCGATAGGACCCCAAGATGACGCAAAGGACGCAATGAAAAGACAGGTAAAGGCAATGAGGACATCACCGGCAATCTTGTCATCAGGGTAGGCCTTGGAGACAGCACCGACAACGATTTGACCAATAAACATGAGAATGCCACCGATAAGAAGGATAGGTCGTCGACCAGCTCGGTCGACAGCGAGAATAccggggaaagagaagaggacgtTGACGGAAGCGAGAATGATCTGGAAGACATAGGTATCGTCAAGACCGGCAGTCTGGGCGAACTGGACACCgtaagagaagaaaaagttgACACCGGTGATTTGCTGCCCGATCTGGACACAGATACCAATCATAGTTCGCCAGAGAATTCGGTCCTTAGTGGAGAAGCATTCAACATAGCTGGCCTGACCGCGCTCCTGGTCCTTGATGGTAGCCTCACGgacttcctccatctcggTCTATACCCGTACGGTCAGCAAATGTTTTTTGACGCACAATGACATAAACGACTCACATCGATGTCAGGGTGATCGACAGGAAGACCACGGAGATTGGCAAGGTTCTTTCGGCAATGTTCCCATCTGCCCTTCTTGGCAAGGAATCGGGGAGACTCgggggaaaagaggaaacCAACTAGCAACAAAGCAGCCCAGACCATTTGAAGAGATACGGGGATTCGCCATCTATAAAAGGTACGCCATCAGCCTCAATTTCAGCTGAATTTTctagaaaagaaaaaaaaagactaACGAGACATCACCGGCATAAGAGCTCATACCCCAGTTGGTCATGGCAACACCCCAGATACCAAGAGTAACACAAAGCTGGAAAGAACCAGTGACGAGACCTCGGTatcgaggaggagaagccTCAGCCTGGAAAACGGGAACAAGACCAGAGGTAGCACCGACACCGAGACCGGTGAGAAGACGAGCAACGCAGAGTTGACCATAGGTGTTAAAGGCAGAAGTCTGGAATGATGCCGATCATTGTCAGTTGATTGATCGACAGTGTCCCAAAGGATGGTAAGAAAGGTGTTTACGTACCTCGATGGCAGCACCACAAAGgtagatgaagatgaaaacCATACAGGTCAATCGCAAACCGAACTGTGAAAATTAAGATATTAGCACATGACATCACCGGCTATTTTCAAGTTCTGTCCTCGAACATAGCAACAACTGCGAAGACTTCGATTTGTGCAATGTAACACCAAAAGAACCACTCGACAAATGTTGTGGAGCTGAAGATAAACGAGCCATGGAAATCAACTCACTCGGTCAGCAATAGAACCGGAACCAACAGCACCAATGACAGCGCCGACTGACAAAAGACCGGTAATGGCAGATTGTCGAGTA harbors:
- a CDS encoding solute carrier family 45, member 1/2/4 gives rise to the protein MTGGAFFAPAADNDEEYEMGPVGEIHAVQWIGTAGVKGPKWARLPLLTVGMLGIQCVWSIEMGYASPYLLELGLSKSFMSLVFMAGPLSGLIVQPLVGIFADRSRSPLGRRRPFMLAGCLICVSAMMLLGWSREVASIFGGGQWLAIVLAVWAIYCIDFSINAVMSTDRALVVDTLPPREQEEGSAWAGRMFGFGSVAGFFVGNLDLAPVLPFLGKTQLQILSFLTSTVLMVTHSFTSWAVSERVLLRDDRPQSKSSLKSNLKSIWENMFSLPPGIRTVCIVQFFASLGWFPILFFTTVWVSEIYKSSVPSDGIDPATFDSRAVRSGARALLLQALVNIITSIGMPFLVAESGVQPSESVNGYEPIEGSASRGIGSGIANGDGNGPQANLGTPPNSASWKRAREDLENGTVFRRLFHSVQEMVNNVKKGEWGIPIKGLTLVRVWWISQFIFAAAMAGSWFVKSVGGAYVIIATTGFCWALSQWAPYSLLGELILIDGSIQRNQSINLPRTRGRRNSSDAQSRPSSALFDAEESSHSIIPPSNTNLPRASTPLHSRHASRTSLALERGNRDSRDRTRPSSPSSNLDRPAKFDREKFMSHKSNLSLEGEGLSPLVIQGDTPVEPAFGSTVILRHSDEMSRSEGGHDEYEMGQVRGDSSSTHHSPRASGDYDLNGAKGTADKAGVILGIHNVFLVLPQFIVTVLSSVIFWLMEPSKSLPTHHPGSVPVPDTNTTVAIGAIANSSVLEDTASATIEVAGQVVKRAAELVSREGVDVDVSSPDAVGLIFRIGGVSAAVGGWICWRLARDWARGQGI
- a CDS encoding ribonucleoprotein-associated protein, encoding MSAQPNPKAFPLANAQLTNQILDLIQQAQHYKQLKKGANEATKTLNRGICEFIVMTADVEPIEIVLHLPLLCEDKNVPYVFLPSKTALGRACGVSRPVIAASVTTNEARELNAQIQAVKNEIEKLLI
- a CDS encoding alanine transaminase, translating into MPRLSNVYCPKSLLQRQITQIRSFSQTMSPFKPALTLDTINPAVQAVHYAVRGELAIKADKYVQVLADMTHKPLPFEKVVTANIGNPQQQGLDQVPLTYWRQVISLLEYPDLMQKHEQLTKQIYPGDVIERARELHSEIGSVGAYTHSKGVLGIRKRVAKFIEERDGYPANPENIFLTSGASAGVASILGVALRRGDGCMIPIPQYPLYTATLAYLESEPLPYYLSEADGWSMNHDSLLKSVEEGKKKGVPIKALVIINPGNPTGACLSQEAMEAVVHLCYEEGIVLLADEVYQTNVFDPNHRPFISFKKVLMSMPKEIRESVELVSFHSISKGVSGECGRRGGYFECVNIDKEVMEQVYKMASVTLCPPVSGQIGVDLMVSPPKPGDESYPLWKEETDLIQNNLKSRSYLMAEHFNKMEGVSCNNAEGAMYLFPRINIPPKAVEAAKKLGKEPDVMYALDLLDATGICAVAGSGFGQEPGTFHLRVTALCPDTAEFIGRFQKFNKEFMEKYA
- a CDS encoding alanine transaminase, variant, yielding MSPFKPALTLDTINPAVQAVHYAVRGELAIKADKYVQVLADMTHKPLPFEKVVTANIGNPQQQGLDQVPLTYWRQVISLLEYPDLMQKHEQLTKQIYPGDVIERARELHSEIGSVGAYTHSKGVLGIRKRVAKFIEERDGYPANPENIFLTSGASAGVASILGVALRRGDGCMIPIPQYPLYTATLAYLESEPLPYYLSEADGWSMNHDSLLKSVEEGKKKGVPIKALVIINPGNPTGACLSQEAMEAVVHLCYEEGIVLLADEVYQTNVFDPNHRPFISFKKVLMSMPKEIRESVELVSFHSISKGVSGECGRRGGYFECVNIDKEVMEQVYKMASVTLCPPVSGQIGVDLMVSPPKPGDESYPLWKEETDLIQNNLKSRSYLMAEHFNKMEGVSCNNAEGAMYLFPRINIPPKAVEAAKKLGKEPDVMYALDLLDATGICAVAGSGFGQEPGTFHLRVTALCPDTAEFIGRFQKFNKEFMEKYA
- a CDS encoding hexose transporter, translating into MAPRSSKKALTLCLFQSLAGVIFGWSNSEGSGLFSMSKYQERFGECVDGVCTLSTTRQSAITGLLSVGAVIGAVGSGSIADRFGLRLTCMVFIFIYLCGAAIETSAFNTYGQLCVARLLTGLGVGATSGLVPVFQAEASPPRYRGLVTGSFQLCVTLGIWGVAMTNWGMSSYAGDVSWRIPVSLQMVWAALLLVGFLFSPESPRFLAKKGRWEHCRKNLANLRGLPVDHPDIDTEMEEVREATIKDQERGQASYVECFSTKDRILWRTMIGICVQIGQQITGVNFFFSYGVQFAQTAGLDDTYVFQIILASVNVLFSFPGILAVDRAGRRPILLIGGILMFIGQIVVGAVSKAYPDDKIAGDVLIAFTCLFIASFASSWGPIAWVVCGETFPIRLSSLCVTLGTGANWLFNLIIAFAAPQIQARIGTGITFVWAGCLAISVSFAFFCIPETRSMSIEQVDALYLSHTPAWRSHKFVDEQLARAQNAQEKHYSRSIHAENEQVKSSQQTSARTSAEDDRIV